In Allocoprobacillus halotolerans, a genomic segment contains:
- a CDS encoding TIGR00282 family metallophosphoesterase gives MNILFIGDVFSAIGREMIERYLPLLKEKYEIDFVIANVENATHGKGLIKKHYNEFLFQGISFMTMGNHTFAKKELFDYIDEADRLIVPYNQPKALPGIGSREILFKNRKIRVTNLLGITFMDGKSQNPFEAIDDILAKDQSDIHIIDFHAEATSEKVALGYYLDGKVSAVLGTHTHVTTADEKILPKGTAYQSDVGMTGPYHSAIGCDVDSIIKRMKMGIMTPFQIAESEGQLRATLLTFNDQNQCTQIQRICIDPNHSL, from the coding sequence ATGAATATTCTTTTTATTGGAGATGTTTTTTCAGCAATTGGGAGAGAAATGATTGAACGATATTTACCTTTGTTGAAAGAAAAATATGAAATTGATTTTGTCATTGCAAATGTTGAAAATGCAACACATGGAAAAGGTTTGATTAAAAAACATTATAACGAATTTTTGTTTCAAGGTATTTCTTTCATGACAATGGGAAATCATACTTTTGCGAAAAAAGAATTATTTGATTATATTGATGAAGCTGATCGTTTGATAGTACCTTATAATCAACCAAAAGCTTTACCAGGTATAGGAAGCCGAGAAATTCTTTTTAAAAATCGTAAAATTAGAGTTACAAATTTGTTGGGTATTACATTTATGGATGGAAAATCACAAAATCCATTTGAAGCGATAGATGACATCTTAGCCAAAGATCAAAGTGATATCCATATCATTGATTTCCACGCTGAAGCGACAAGTGAAAAAGTCGCTTTAGGATATTATTTAGATGGTAAGGTTTCAGCTGTTTTGGGAACACATACACATGTCACAACGGCAGATGAAAAGATTTTGCCAAAAGGAACGGCCTATCAATCCGATGTGGGAATGACTGGTCCTTATCATAGTGCGATTGGTTGTGATGTTGACAGTATTATTAAACGTATGAAAATGGGAATTATGACTCCTTTTCAGATTGCTGAAAGTGAAGGGCAGTTACGTGCGACTCTTTTAACCTTTAATGACCAAAACCAATGTACACAAATTCAAAGAATTTGTATTGATCCAAATCATTCATTATAA